One stretch of Methanococcus voltae PS DNA includes these proteins:
- a CDS encoding aminotransferase family protein, giving the protein MQEYGEGKPILIEKGEGNYLIDINGKRYFDGVSSVWCNFFGHSEDRIAKAISEQAFKIAHSTQLGCGNTTSAILAKRFADFAPKHLNKVFFSEDGAEAVEIAVKMAFEYCLLKDKKNNTNDNNNTNKDNDNNSNNNNEFKRTKFVSVKEGYHGDTVGAMSVGGSELFHGCFRPLLFDGYFAEAPYCYRCRHNPQFKDTDDRNEQGCNMQCLENIKKLISEKKDELFCVILEAGVMGSAGMIPYPKNYIEEVAKTCKEHDIILILDEIATFGRLGSAFFSEREELTGIEKPDIICMGKAITGGYLPLALTIATDEIYNEFLGTYGECKQLFHGHTYAGNQIICAASHATLDILENDKPFEKIGETINYLHKKLDNLKKLSKVGDVRKSGLMIAIEIVKDKETKEMYDYGDKVGYKITDKLLEKGIYIRPIANKLIYVLPLSLTKDEINFICEKTYEAIEESIKEKILY; this is encoded by the coding sequence ATGCAAGAATACGGAGAAGGAAAACCTATATTAATTGAAAAAGGCGAAGGAAATTACCTAATAGACATAAACGGCAAAAGATATTTTGATGGCGTTTCCTCCGTATGGTGTAACTTCTTTGGACACTCCGAAGATAGGATAGCTAAAGCAATATCGGAACAAGCGTTTAAAATAGCTCATTCAACACAACTGGGTTGTGGAAACACCACTTCAGCAATACTTGCAAAAAGATTTGCAGATTTTGCACCAAAACACCTTAACAAAGTATTCTTTTCAGAAGATGGTGCTGAAGCTGTGGAAATAGCTGTAAAAATGGCTTTTGAATACTGTCTTTTAAAGGATAAAAAGAATAATACAAATGACAATAATAATACAAATAAAGATAACGATAATAATAGTAATAATAATAACGAATTTAAGAGAACTAAGTTTGTATCCGTTAAAGAAGGATATCACGGTGATACTGTCGGTGCAATGAGTGTAGGTGGTAGTGAATTATTCCACGGCTGTTTTAGACCGTTATTATTTGATGGTTACTTTGCAGAAGCTCCTTACTGTTACAGATGCAGACACAACCCTCAATTTAAAGATACTGATGACAGAAACGAGCAAGGCTGTAATATGCAGTGTCTCGAAAACATTAAAAAGCTTATATCTGAGAAAAAAGACGAATTATTTTGCGTAATTCTCGAAGCAGGCGTTATGGGCTCAGCTGGTATGATACCTTACCCAAAAAACTATATCGAGGAAGTTGCGAAAACCTGTAAAGAACACGATATAATATTAATTCTCGACGAAATAGCAACATTCGGACGTTTAGGTAGTGCATTTTTCTCAGAAAGAGAAGAACTAACAGGTATTGAAAAACCAGATATTATATGTATGGGAAAAGCAATAACTGGCGGTTATTTGCCCTTAGCATTGACAATTGCAACCGATGAAATATACAACGAATTTTTAGGGACTTACGGAGAATGTAAGCAATTATTCCACGGTCACACGTATGCAGGAAACCAAATAATATGTGCAGCATCTCACGCTACATTAGATATACTCGAAAATGATAAACCTTTCGAAAAAATCGGGGAAACTATAAATTACTTACATAAAAAGCTTGATAACTTAAAAAAGCTTTCAAAAGTTGGAGACGTGAGAAAATCTGGTTTAATGATAGCAATTGAGATTGTAAAAGACAAGGAAACCAAGGAAATGTACGATTACGGCGATAAAGTAGGTTATAAAATAACCGATAAATTACTTGAAAAAGGTATTTATATCAGACCGATTGCCAATAAATTGATTTATGTATTACCCTTATCTTTAACAAAAGACGAAATAAACTTTATATGTGAAAAAACATACGAAGCAATTGAAGAATCAATAAAAGAAAAAATATTGTACTAA